One Bufo gargarizans isolate SCDJY-AF-19 chromosome 3, ASM1485885v1, whole genome shotgun sequence DNA segment encodes these proteins:
- the LOC122931404 gene encoding olfactory receptor 1019-like — protein sequence MTVANKSFVKEFVIMGITSDPHLQHILFTLFLLIYLISVISNTSIMITILVINDLHSPMYYFLSNLSFSDLCYSTVISPKMLFDFFLERKLISFIGCLLQLYFFAVFASTECYILSTMAYDRYVAICHPLLYVLIMNKRKCVILTVIVYIGGLFTAGIHTSCTFVLPFCGPNVINHFYCDIPPLMELSCADTYMSKMIIFSVVFLLGLFSVIVIVASYVYIFFTILTIHSSEGRHKAFSTCSSHLLCVALFYVTVFFMYLRPPSSYSVTQDKIVSVFYTMIIPMMNPIIYCLRNKEVKEAVKSYMSRLLVHTQ from the coding sequence ATGACTGTAGCTAACAAGTCTTTTGTAAAAGAGTTTGTAATAATGGGAATTACCAGTGATCCACATTTGCAACATATCCTATTTACTTTGTTTCTATTGATTTACCTTATAAGTGTTATTAGCAATACAAGCATCATGATAACAATCCTCGTTATTAACGACCTTCACAGTCCAATGTATTATTTTCTCAGCAATCTGTCCTTTTCAGATCTGTGCTATTCTACAGTAATTTCTCCTAAAATGCTATTCGATTTCTTCCTGGAAAGGAAATTGATCTCATTTATTGGTTGTCTACTTCAGTTATATTTCTTTGCCGTTTTTGCCAGTACTGAATGCTACATTTTGTCTACCATGGCCTATGATCGCTATGTTGCAATATGTCACCCTCTTCTGTATGTACTAATAATGAACAAAAGGAAATGTGTGATTCTTACAGTTATTGTCTATATTGGAGGTTTATTTACTGCGGGGATCCATACATCGTGCACATTCGTATTACCGTTTTGTGGTCCTAATGTAATTAACCATTTCTATTGTGACATTCCTCCACTAATGGAGCTCTCTTGTGCAGATACATATATGAGCAAGATGATTATATTTAGTGTAGTCTTTTTGCTTGGCCTTTTTTCAGTAATCGTCATCGTAGCTTCATATGTATATATCTTTTTCACCATATTGACAATTCACTCATCAGAAGGGAGACACAAAGCGTTTTCCACATGTTCCTCTCATCTGCTTTGTGTTGCTCTATTTTATGTTACAGTTTTCTTCATGTACCTCCGTCCCCCTTCCAGCTATTCTGTTACACAAGACAAAATAGTATCTGTATTCTATACAATGATAATTCCTATGATGAACCCAATTATTTATTGCTTACGGAACAAAGAAGTAAAAGAAGCCGTGAAATCCTACATGAGTAGATTACTAGTACACACACAGTAA